A single window of Streptomyces sp. NBC_00464 DNA harbors:
- a CDS encoding LacI family DNA-binding transcriptional regulator — MSGVTIHQVAEAAGVSASTVSNVLNGRTDRMQAATLARVEQVIEQLSYRPNRAARMLRTGRIKVIGLIVPSVANPFWGALARELEAIALAEGYHVLLCNSERDPARELKYGEELLADGVSGVVLCSSLPSLDHVAPLLSRGLKMVAFDRTAQAGDPPSLASISVDNAMGAELATRHLLELGHRRLAFVSGSVNSVNRRERLRGFRAALESAGLDPADAIVWPGADTAEFGDKDAAELGRRAARELLCGPRPPTAFVAINDMCAIGICRGAKDAGRNAGQDVSVVGFDDILLADLFEPPLTTVRQPLPEMAAETFQQLRSRIDSAPVAGRSLLIRPRLVVRESTAPAPAEVAAPGEVLAHR, encoded by the coding sequence ATGAGCGGGGTAACGATCCATCAGGTCGCGGAGGCTGCGGGGGTCTCCGCGAGCACCGTGTCGAACGTCCTCAACGGACGTACGGACCGTATGCAGGCGGCGACCCTGGCTCGCGTCGAGCAGGTGATAGAACAGCTCAGCTACCGGCCCAACCGCGCCGCGCGCATGCTGCGCACCGGCCGGATCAAGGTCATCGGCCTGATCGTGCCGTCCGTCGCCAACCCCTTCTGGGGGGCGCTCGCCCGGGAGCTGGAGGCCATCGCGCTGGCCGAGGGGTATCACGTACTGCTCTGCAACAGCGAGCGCGATCCGGCCCGCGAGCTCAAGTACGGCGAGGAGCTGCTGGCCGACGGGGTGAGCGGTGTGGTGCTCTGCTCCTCGCTGCCCTCGCTCGACCATGTGGCGCCGCTGCTCAGCCGTGGTCTGAAGATGGTGGCCTTCGACCGCACCGCCCAGGCCGGCGATCCGCCGTCCCTGGCTTCCATCAGCGTCGACAACGCGATGGGCGCCGAGCTCGCCACCCGTCATCTGCTCGAACTGGGCCACCGTCGGCTGGCGTTCGTCTCGGGCTCGGTCAACAGCGTCAACCGCCGTGAGCGGTTGCGCGGCTTCCGCGCCGCCCTGGAGTCGGCGGGCCTGGACCCGGCCGACGCGATCGTGTGGCCCGGCGCCGACACCGCCGAGTTCGGCGACAAGGACGCCGCCGAGCTGGGGCGCAGGGCCGCCCGTGAACTCCTCTGCGGGCCGCGCCCGCCCACCGCCTTCGTCGCCATCAACGACATGTGCGCCATCGGGATCTGCCGAGGCGCGAAGGATGCCGGCCGCAACGCCGGGCAGGACGTCTCGGTGGTCGGGTTCGACGACATCCTGCTCGCCGACCTCTTCGAGCCGCCGCTGACCACGGTCCGCCAGCCGCTGCCGGAGATGGCCGCCGAGACGTTTCAGCAACTGCGGTCGCGCATCGATTCGGCGCCGGTCGCAGGGCGTTCGCTCCTGATCAGGCCGAGACTGGTGGTCCGGGAGTCGACGGCGCCCGCACCTGCCGAGGTGGCGGCGCCGGGTGAGGTGCTTGCGCACCGGTGA
- a CDS encoding endo-1,4-beta-xylanase, giving the protein MRSRARRTGVLTTAALLAAAGVLSLAGSAEAATTLGASAAAKGRYFGTAVAANHLGESAYASTLDTEFTMVTPENEMKWDAVEGSRNSFNFASADQIVSHAQGKGMKLRGHTLVWHSQLPGWVGGLGADDLRSAMNNHINQVMAHYKGKIYAWDVVNEAYQDGSSGARRSSPFQDKLGNGFIEEAFRTARAADSGAKLCYNDYNTDGQNAKSNAVYAMVKDFKQRGVPIDCVGFQSHFNSNSPVPSDYQANLQRFADLGVDVQITELDIEGSGSAQAASYTKVVNACLAVSRCAGITVWGIPDKYSWRSSGTPLLFDDNYGKKPAYTAVLAALGGTSDGGGDNGGGTGSCTVTYTRTNTWGDRFNGQVTVTAGSAAISTWTVPVTVTSPQKITTTWNGTPSWDSSGNVMTMKPHGNGSLAAGASTSFGFTVMTNGNTSAPSIGACTAS; this is encoded by the coding sequence CTGCGCTCACGGGCCCGAAGGACCGGCGTGCTCACCACGGCCGCCCTGCTCGCCGCGGCAGGAGTCCTCTCGCTCGCCGGCAGCGCCGAGGCCGCCACGACGCTCGGGGCGTCCGCCGCCGCAAAGGGCCGGTACTTCGGTACCGCCGTCGCGGCCAACCACCTGGGCGAATCTGCGTACGCCTCCACCCTGGACACCGAGTTCACCATGGTGACCCCGGAGAACGAGATGAAGTGGGATGCCGTCGAGGGCTCCCGCAACAGCTTCAACTTCGCCTCCGCGGACCAGATCGTCAGCCACGCCCAGGGCAAGGGCATGAAACTCCGCGGGCACACCCTCGTGTGGCACTCCCAGCTGCCCGGCTGGGTCGGCGGTCTCGGCGCCGACGACCTGCGTTCGGCGATGAACAACCACATCAACCAGGTGATGGCGCACTACAAGGGCAAGATCTACGCCTGGGACGTCGTCAACGAGGCCTACCAGGACGGCAGCAGCGGGGCCAGGCGCAGCTCGCCCTTCCAGGACAAGCTCGGCAACGGCTTCATCGAGGAGGCCTTCCGTACCGCCCGGGCCGCCGACTCCGGGGCCAAGCTCTGTTACAACGACTACAACACCGACGGCCAGAACGCGAAGAGCAACGCGGTCTACGCCATGGTGAAGGACTTCAAGCAGCGCGGTGTGCCGATCGACTGCGTCGGCTTCCAGTCACACTTCAACAGCAACTCCCCCGTCCCCTCGGACTACCAGGCCAATCTGCAGCGCTTCGCCGATCTCGGGGTCGACGTGCAGATCACCGAGCTGGACATCGAGGGCTCGGGATCGGCGCAGGCCGCGAGTTACACCAAGGTCGTGAACGCCTGCCTGGCCGTGTCGCGGTGCGCCGGAATCACCGTGTGGGGCATCCCGGACAAGTACTCGTGGCGCAGCAGTGGCACTCCGCTGCTGTTCGACGACAACTACGGCAAGAAGCCGGCGTACACCGCCGTACTCGCGGCACTGGGCGGCACCAGTGACGGTGGCGGGGACAACGGCGGCGGAACCGGCTCGTGCACGGTCACGTACACCAGGACGAACACCTGGGGCGACCGCTTCAACGGGCAGGTGACGGTCACGGCGGGGAGTGCGGCGATCAGCACCTGGACGGTTCCGGTGACGGTGACGTCGCCCCAGAAGATCACCACCACCTGGAACGGCACCCCGTCCTGGGACAGCAGCGGCAATGTGATGACCATGAAGCCCCATGGCAACGGCAGCCTGGCCGCCGGGGCCTCGACGTCCTTCGGGTTCACCGTCATGACCAACGGCAACACCTCGGCGCCCTCCATCGGCGCCTGCACCGCCTCCTGA
- a CDS encoding VOC family protein encodes MGTRWSLTIDCAHPAQLAEFWALALGYAQKPPPKGFGSWEEWFAHYDVPEEEWDDGAYLSDPDGEGPALSFMKVPESKAGKNRLHLDVQAGGGREVPWEVRWPRVLEALGRLTAAGATVIQEYEAQGRPDHLMMADPEGNEFCLL; translated from the coding sequence ATGGGAACGCGGTGGAGTCTGACGATCGACTGCGCGCACCCCGCGCAACTGGCGGAGTTCTGGGCGCTCGCCCTGGGTTACGCGCAGAAGCCGCCGCCGAAGGGCTTCGGCAGCTGGGAGGAGTGGTTCGCGCACTACGACGTCCCGGAGGAGGAGTGGGACGACGGCGCCTACCTGTCGGACCCGGACGGCGAGGGGCCCGCACTGTCCTTCATGAAGGTGCCCGAGTCGAAGGCGGGGAAGAACCGACTGCATCTGGATGTGCAGGCCGGCGGCGGCCGCGAGGTGCCGTGGGAGGTGCGGTGGCCGCGCGTGCTGGAGGCTCTGGGGCGGCTGACTGCCGCGGGGGCAACGGTCATCCAGGAGTACGAGGCCCAGGGCCGGCCCGATCACTTGATGATGGCGGACCCGGAGGGCAACGAGTTCTGCCTGTTGTGA
- a CDS encoding response regulator transcription factor, whose translation MTEPLRVLLADDQTLVRTGFRMILGADGMDVVAEAANGAEAVEAVRRTRPDVVLMDIRMPEMDGLEATRRILTGAPGEPRVIILTTFDLDRYVYAALSAGASGFLLKDVTPEHLTVAVRTVRTGDALLAPAITRRLVQRFARRGGESVTLHRDLASLTPRELEVFGLLARGLSNAELATRLHLAETTVKTHVARILAKLGLRDRVQAVIAAYETGLVSAGGHEAAPQSTELT comes from the coding sequence GTGACCGAGCCGCTGCGCGTGCTCCTGGCCGACGACCAGACACTGGTCCGTACCGGATTCCGGATGATCCTCGGCGCCGACGGCATGGACGTCGTCGCCGAGGCGGCCAACGGAGCCGAGGCCGTCGAAGCGGTCCGACGTACCCGGCCCGACGTGGTCCTGATGGACATCCGGATGCCCGAGATGGACGGGCTGGAGGCCACCCGCCGCATCCTCACCGGCGCTCCCGGCGAACCTCGCGTCATCATCCTGACCACGTTCGACCTCGACCGGTACGTCTACGCGGCACTGTCCGCCGGCGCCAGCGGCTTCCTCCTCAAGGACGTCACCCCCGAGCACCTGACCGTCGCCGTCCGCACGGTCCGTACCGGCGACGCCCTCCTGGCGCCGGCCATCACCCGCCGCCTCGTTCAGCGGTTCGCCCGGCGCGGCGGCGAGTCCGTCACCCTGCACCGTGACCTCGCCTCGCTCACCCCTCGCGAACTGGAGGTCTTCGGCCTCCTGGCCAGAGGACTGAGCAACGCCGAACTCGCCACCCGTCTCCACCTCGCCGAGACGACCGTCAAGACCCACGTCGCCCGCATCCTTGCCAAACTCGGGCTCCGTGATCGTGTCCAGGCCGTCATCGCCGCCTACGAGACGGGGCTGGTCAGCGCCGGCGGACACGAGGCCGCCCCGCAGTCCACTGAGCTGACGTAG
- a CDS encoding sensor histidine kinase — MDVHTTLERIRESARRMIGDARIPNGPPLRPTRRAWQFDVLVALALAIVTVYYGIDNAGNIVVREVAPGVEYVMARPSGTDGLAFMVALAAIASGALALRRRYPLAVLCVVTAATLATPQSVLRLTFYAFVIAVYSAAVYSPRRVATLAALPVSVVLVGTSGNSVTPIVPNEYIALLILVPMAVAAIGLRTWKIRTSEGRTRLSALQREQAEALRRAVEHERARIARELHDVVTHNVSVMIIQAGAARKIMNTSPEQAGEALLAVEAGGRAAMTELRHVMGLLTMADESEGANGGADLADTVAELAPQPGLDQLESLVGRVRDTGLPVDLTVTGPPRPLPPGLELAAYRVVQEALTNTVKHASGATAAVTVEYGPDRLRVEVADTGGHPGAGAPAGNGRGLIGLRERLAVHDGTLTTGRRLTGGYRIEALIPLEAL; from the coding sequence ATGGACGTACATACGACGCTGGAGCGGATTCGGGAATCCGCTCGCCGGATGATCGGCGACGCCAGGATTCCGAATGGTCCGCCGCTGCGACCCACCCGGCGCGCCTGGCAGTTCGACGTGCTGGTGGCACTGGCCCTCGCCATCGTCACCGTCTATTACGGCATCGACAACGCCGGCAACATCGTGGTGCGTGAGGTCGCCCCCGGCGTGGAGTACGTCATGGCCCGCCCGTCCGGCACCGACGGCCTGGCCTTCATGGTTGCCCTCGCGGCCATCGCCTCGGGCGCGCTGGCATTGCGCCGCCGCTACCCGCTCGCCGTGCTGTGCGTCGTGACGGCCGCGACACTGGCGACACCGCAGAGCGTCCTGCGGCTGACCTTCTACGCATTCGTCATCGCCGTCTACAGCGCCGCCGTGTACAGCCCGCGCCGGGTGGCGACCCTGGCGGCGCTGCCGGTGTCCGTCGTCCTGGTCGGCACCTCGGGGAACTCGGTCACACCGATCGTCCCCAACGAGTACATCGCCCTGCTGATCCTTGTTCCGATGGCCGTGGCCGCCATCGGCCTGCGCACCTGGAAAATCCGAACCAGTGAGGGCCGCACCCGGCTCTCCGCGCTGCAACGCGAACAGGCCGAGGCACTGCGCCGGGCAGTCGAGCACGAGCGGGCTCGGATCGCCCGCGAACTGCACGACGTCGTCACACACAACGTCAGCGTGATGATCATCCAGGCGGGCGCCGCCCGGAAGATCATGAATACCTCCCCCGAGCAGGCCGGCGAGGCGCTGCTTGCCGTCGAGGCGGGCGGGCGGGCTGCCATGACCGAGCTGCGCCATGTCATGGGACTGCTGACGATGGCAGACGAGAGCGAAGGGGCGAACGGAGGCGCGGACCTGGCCGACACGGTGGCGGAGCTGGCCCCACAACCCGGCCTGGACCAGCTGGAATCGCTGGTCGGACGGGTCCGGGACACCGGACTGCCCGTCGATCTGACCGTGACCGGCCCACCCCGCCCCCTCCCGCCCGGCCTCGAACTCGCCGCCTACCGCGTGGTCCAGGAAGCCCTGACCAACACCGTGAAACATGCGTCCGGCGCCACGGCCGCCGTCACCGTCGAATACGGCCCGGACCGGCTCCGGGTGGAAGTCGCCGACACCGGTGGGCACCCGGGCGCGGGCGCGCCCGCCGGGAACGGCCGGGGCCTGATCGGGCTGCGCGAGCGCCTCGCCGTCCACGACGGAACCCTGACCACCGGGCGACGCCTGACCGGCGGTTACCGTATCGAAGCCCTGATCCCACTGGAGGCGCTGTGA
- a CDS encoding ABC transporter ATP-binding protein, whose protein sequence is MTTPVIELRGVSRRYDDGPPALHEVSLTVQPGEAVAILGPSGSGKSTLLNLVAGLDRPDTGTVIVDAVRVDQLGETGSALYRRSRIGMVFQFFNLLDDLTVTDNVALPARLAGMARGEAARRTVELLELLGIDRHARAYPGRLSGGERQRVAVARALMNRPTLLLADEPTGALDTAAGQDVSRLLTGLNAEGQTVVVVTHDLALARSCTNRTIRIADGRITEDVRTRSVASAAVDAQAAR, encoded by the coding sequence ATGACCACACCGGTGATCGAACTGCGCGGGGTGAGCCGCCGATACGACGACGGCCCACCCGCTCTGCACGAGGTGTCGCTGACCGTGCAGCCCGGCGAGGCGGTCGCGATCCTCGGCCCTTCCGGCAGCGGCAAGTCCACATTGCTCAATCTCGTCGCGGGACTGGACCGGCCCGACACCGGGACCGTGATCGTGGACGCGGTGAGGGTGGATCAGCTGGGCGAGACCGGTTCGGCGCTGTACCGGCGGTCGAGGATCGGCATGGTCTTCCAGTTCTTCAACCTGCTCGACGATCTGACCGTCACCGACAACGTCGCCCTGCCCGCCCGCCTCGCGGGTATGGCGCGTGGCGAGGCAGCACGCCGGACGGTGGAACTCCTGGAACTGCTGGGAATCGACCGGCACGCCCGCGCCTACCCGGGGCGGCTGTCCGGCGGGGAGCGGCAGCGCGTCGCGGTGGCCCGGGCGTTGATGAACCGGCCCACGCTGCTCCTGGCCGACGAGCCGACCGGGGCCCTGGACACAGCCGCCGGGCAGGACGTCAGCAGGCTGCTCACCGGCCTCAACGCCGAGGGCCAGACCGTCGTCGTGGTCACCCACGACCTCGCTCTCGCCCGGTCCTGCACGAACCGCACGATCCGGATCGCCGACGGCCGTATCACCGAGGACGTCCGGACCCGGTCCGTCGCCTCGGCAGCCGTTGACGCGCAGGCCGCCCGGTGA
- a CDS encoding ABC transporter permease: protein MSALGKVVRSGVGRRRVQTLVIGLATMMAVAASVLAGSLLVVSGAPFDEAFAKQHGAHLSVQFDAGRVSAGQLSTSEHAEGVSSAAGPFRTATVIPKSDGADPGWPMTVTGRGGPGRDVDAVALLDGRWPTRSGEIVLSANSWLFPTMGRKLTFPALSGGPALTVVGVARSVTQTADAWVVPSQMPALTAPGSGGYQMLYRFTDAGNAAQITAGAKAVTGSLPPGAAVGEQSWLTVKKTAERDTALYVPFLIAFGVLGLVMSVLIVGNVVASAVGTGTRRIGILKAVGFTPAQVVRAYVGQALIPAAVGTVLGVLAGHLLAVPVLAETEEVYGTSSLTVAPWVDLAVIAGVLGLVAATAWASAGRAGRLRTVDALAVGRNASAGRGRWAVRPAGRLPLPRPVSLGLARPFARPARALAMGTAILFGAIAVTFTVGMSASLGQVMKAKAHDAADVVVPAPLPDFGPQGPGPAKRPKADPAAVATAIGAAAGTGKHYSAATVRATVSGLTGTIDVIAFTGDASWGGYTMVSGRWIDQPGEAVVPTPFLAATGTRIGDTVTLNGLAEAVHVRIVGEVLDPRNDGMQVFTDARTLTAAHPDLTESSHHIAVASGTDVPAYVDALNKDLAPLGAVARAGGLDAGGDMVVTLNALSAILTLMLVAVAALGVLNGVLLDTRERIRELGVHKALGMTPRQTIAMVLTSVVATGLAAGALGVPLGVALHGWVMPAMGDSVGLRLPDPVLAVYHGAQLFPLVLGGLFIAILGALLPAGWAARARTATALRTE from the coding sequence GTGAGCGCGCTCGGCAAGGTGGTGCGCTCGGGGGTGGGACGACGGCGGGTGCAGACACTGGTGATCGGGCTCGCCACGATGATGGCGGTGGCCGCCTCCGTCCTTGCCGGATCACTGCTTGTGGTGTCCGGCGCGCCCTTCGACGAGGCCTTCGCCAAGCAGCACGGCGCGCATCTGTCCGTGCAGTTCGACGCGGGCAGGGTGAGTGCCGGACAACTGTCGACGTCCGAGCACGCCGAAGGAGTGAGCAGTGCGGCCGGGCCGTTCCGTACGGCAACGGTCATCCCGAAGTCGGACGGGGCCGACCCCGGGTGGCCGATGACCGTGACCGGCCGGGGCGGTCCCGGCCGGGACGTGGATGCGGTGGCGCTGCTCGACGGGCGCTGGCCCACGCGCTCCGGGGAGATCGTGCTGTCCGCCAACTCCTGGCTCTTCCCGACGATGGGCCGGAAGCTCACCTTCCCCGCCCTGTCCGGCGGTCCGGCCCTGACGGTGGTCGGCGTGGCCCGCTCGGTCACACAGACCGCGGACGCCTGGGTGGTTCCCTCCCAGATGCCGGCGCTCACCGCGCCCGGCAGCGGTGGCTACCAGATGCTCTACCGCTTCACCGACGCGGGCAATGCCGCGCAGATCACCGCGGGCGCCAAGGCCGTGACGGGCTCCCTGCCGCCGGGAGCGGCCGTCGGCGAACAGTCATGGCTCACCGTCAAGAAGACCGCCGAGCGCGACACCGCCCTCTACGTTCCGTTCCTCATCGCGTTCGGCGTCCTGGGCCTGGTCATGTCGGTGCTCATCGTCGGCAACGTCGTCGCATCGGCGGTCGGAACGGGAACCCGCCGCATCGGCATCCTCAAGGCTGTCGGCTTCACCCCGGCCCAGGTCGTTCGGGCCTACGTGGGGCAGGCGCTGATCCCGGCCGCCGTCGGCACGGTCCTCGGTGTCCTCGCCGGCCATCTGCTCGCCGTCCCCGTACTGGCCGAGACCGAGGAGGTCTACGGTACCTCGTCCCTGACCGTCGCCCCCTGGGTCGACCTGGCGGTGATCGCCGGGGTGCTCGGTCTGGTGGCGGCGACAGCGTGGGCGAGTGCCGGGCGGGCCGGCCGGCTGCGTACGGTCGACGCACTCGCCGTCGGGCGCAATGCTTCGGCGGGGCGCGGCCGGTGGGCTGTCCGTCCGGCCGGTCGGCTGCCGTTGCCGCGGCCGGTGTCGCTGGGCCTGGCCCGGCCCTTCGCGCGGCCCGCCCGTGCACTGGCCATGGGAACGGCGATCCTGTTCGGTGCCATCGCCGTCACCTTCACCGTGGGGATGAGCGCCTCGCTCGGCCAGGTGATGAAGGCCAAGGCCCACGACGCCGCCGATGTCGTCGTGCCCGCGCCCTTGCCGGACTTCGGCCCCCAGGGTCCCGGCCCGGCGAAGCGGCCGAAGGCCGATCCCGCCGCAGTCGCCACGGCCATCGGGGCCGCCGCCGGAACCGGGAAGCACTACAGCGCAGCGACGGTGCGGGCGACCGTGTCCGGCCTGACCGGCACCATCGACGTGATCGCCTTCACCGGCGACGCCTCCTGGGGCGGCTACACGATGGTCTCGGGCCGCTGGATCGACCAGCCCGGCGAGGCCGTGGTCCCGACACCCTTCCTGGCCGCAACCGGCACCCGTATCGGCGACACCGTCACCCTGAACGGCCTGGCCGAGGCGGTCCATGTCCGGATCGTGGGCGAGGTTCTCGACCCCCGCAACGACGGCATGCAGGTCTTCACCGACGCCAGGACCCTCACGGCCGCGCATCCCGACCTGACGGAATCGAGCCATCACATCGCGGTCGCGTCAGGAACCGACGTCCCCGCGTACGTCGACGCGCTGAACAAGGACCTGGCACCGCTTGGGGCAGTCGCTCGGGCCGGTGGCCTCGACGCCGGCGGCGACATGGTCGTCACCCTCAACGCGCTGTCCGCGATCCTCACTCTGATGCTCGTCGCCGTGGCCGCCCTCGGCGTGCTCAACGGCGTGCTGCTCGACACCCGCGAGCGCATCCGGGAACTCGGTGTCCACAAGGCGCTCGGCATGACCCCCCGCCAGACCATTGCCATGGTCCTCACCTCGGTCGTCGCGACCGGACTGGCCGCGGGCGCCCTGGGCGTGCCGCTCGGCGTAGCCCTGCACGGCTGGGTCATGCCCGCGATGGGCGACAGCGTGGGGCTCCGTCTGCCCGATCCCGTCCTCGCCGTCTACCACGGGGCTCAGCTGTTCCCGCTCGTACTCGGCGGCCTGTTCATCGCCATCCTGGGTGCGCTCCTGCCCGCCGGCTGGGCGGCCAGGGCCCGGACGGCCACCGCTCTGCGCACCGAATAG
- a CDS encoding winged helix-turn-helix transcriptional regulator yields the protein MTTSGPRAAGRGVRGDLFDPQCPTRQLLDRLGTKWTSMAVKTLADAAPDEVRFAELRRRMPGVSQKMLSVTLRSLTRDGLVSRRVEPTVPPRVFYRLTGLGLSLEGVLAGLRTWAEEHMVEIDRANEAIGQEADES from the coding sequence GTGACCACCTCAGGGCCCCGGGCCGCCGGTCGCGGGGTACGCGGCGATCTGTTCGATCCCCAGTGCCCCACGCGGCAGTTGCTGGACCGACTGGGCACGAAGTGGACGTCCATGGCCGTCAAGACGCTCGCCGACGCCGCACCGGACGAGGTGCGCTTCGCGGAGCTGAGACGCCGGATGCCCGGTGTCTCGCAGAAGATGCTGTCCGTGACGCTGCGAAGCCTGACCCGCGACGGGCTGGTGTCGCGCCGGGTCGAACCGACCGTGCCGCCGCGGGTCTTCTACCGGCTCACCGGACTCGGGCTGTCTCTGGAAGGCGTGCTTGCGGGTCTGCGTACCTGGGCGGAGGAACACATGGTCGAGATCGACCGCGCCAACGAGGCCATCGGCCAGGAGGCCGACGAGTCATAG
- a CDS encoding alpha/beta fold hydrolase, with protein MPVTTAPQLHRIATNGVQLNVAIAGDGPAVLLLHGFPHTWQLWSGIMGRLAGQYRVIAPDLRGFGASERAVDGYDAGTLAADAEGLLDALGETSAAVVGIDAGTAPAALLALRRPGLVRRLVVMEALLGRLPGAEHVFAGAAPWWFGFHDVPGLAETVLAGNEAPYIDWFLDSGTLGRGVPDDIRAAFVRAYTGSEALRCAFSYYRALPTSAQQIQDAVATARLTMPTMAVGSHPVGTGLERQLRAVADDLVGHHLQDCGHIIPLDRPDALIALLEPFLSADLPK; from the coding sequence ATGCCCGTCACCACCGCACCTCAACTGCACCGCATCGCGACGAACGGCGTCCAGCTCAACGTCGCAATCGCCGGGGACGGACCTGCGGTTCTCCTGCTGCACGGCTTCCCGCACACCTGGCAGCTCTGGAGCGGCATCATGGGCCGACTTGCCGGGCAGTACCGAGTCATCGCCCCTGACCTGCGAGGCTTCGGCGCCAGTGAACGTGCCGTCGATGGCTACGACGCGGGCACCCTCGCCGCCGACGCCGAGGGGCTGCTCGACGCACTCGGTGAGACCTCGGCAGCAGTGGTCGGCATCGACGCGGGCACAGCCCCCGCCGCCCTCCTCGCGCTGCGCCGACCCGGCCTCGTCCGGCGCCTGGTCGTGATGGAGGCGCTGCTCGGCCGCCTCCCCGGAGCAGAGCACGTCTTCGCGGGCGCCGCCCCGTGGTGGTTCGGCTTCCACGACGTTCCCGGCCTCGCCGAGACCGTCCTGGCCGGCAACGAGGCCCCGTACATCGACTGGTTCCTCGACTCGGGCACGCTCGGGCGAGGCGTACCCGACGACATCCGTGCGGCCTTCGTCCGCGCGTACACCGGGAGCGAGGCGTTGCGCTGCGCGTTCTCCTACTACCGGGCGTTGCCCACCAGCGCGCAGCAGATCCAGGATGCCGTAGCGACGGCTCGGCTGACCATGCCCACCATGGCCGTCGGCTCCCACCCCGTCGGCACCGGGCTCGAACGTCAGCTCCGTGCCGTCGCCGACGACCTGGTCGGACACCACCTCCAGGACTGCGGCCACATCATCCCCCTCGACCGCCCCGACGCGTTGATCGCGCTCCTTGAACCCTTCCTCTCCGCCGATCTGCCGAAGTGA